The nucleotide sequence CCCGACGGCCGGAGCCCGTCGGGATGATCTCGCGTACTCCCCGTGTTGTCGGGATGATCTCGCGAACTCGCCGTGTTGAGAATGAGCACGGGGAGACGTCAGGCGAGTCTTCGCATCAGGGACAACGCAGCAAGGGGACGGACATCATGCCGTTGCAGGGTGAGTACGAGCCGAGCCCGACGAAGTTCGTACGGGATCAGGTCGAGCTCTTCGAGAGCTCCGGTGGCACCGAGGGAACGACCATGCGGGGCATGCCCGTGGTCCTCCTGACCACGCGGGGCGCGAAGAGCGGAAAGATCCGCAAGACCCCGCTGATGCGGGTGGAGCACAACGGCGCCTATGCCGTCGTCGCCTCGCTGGGCGGCTCCCCCAAACATCCGGTCTGGTACTACAACGTCCAGGGCGACCCGCGGGTCGAGCTGCAGGACGGCCCGGTGCGGCAGGACATGACCGCGCGCGAGGTCACGGGCGAGGAGAAGGCCCTGTGGTGGGAGCGCGCGGTCGAGGCGTACCCGGACTATGCCGATTACCAGACGAAGACCGACCGCCAGATCCCGGTCTTCGTCCTGGAGCCGACGCCCGCCGGGCACTGACCTGCGGGGCCCGGCGCCTCCCGCCGCGCCGGGCCCCTGTGGATCGCCGGGAACCCCTGTGTGATCTACGCCAAAGCATGACTGTTTGACAGATCGGGTAGCCGGGGGCTGACCCGGAATCCGCAGCCAAGGAAGTGCGCCACATGACCGCGACCGACAAACCCGACTTCGTGCCGATCTACGACAGCCTCGTGGCGGAGCACGGCGACGTCCCCGCCGAGGCCCGGGAGGCGGCCGAGGTCATCCAGCGGGAGGCCGCCGAGGCCCTGGACTGGAGCAGGGTGCGCGGCGGCGGCTGACGCACTCCGGCCCCCTCGCCCGGGCCACCGCGTCCGTGTCCCGTGAGCGGCCGTCCGTGATCTACCCGGAAGGCCGCTCGGCGCCCCTCACCTTCGATAAGCTGCCGATGACGCACGGTGCTTGATGGCGTCGACACTTATCTCATGAGGGGAAACAATTGACTACAGGGGTCGAGACTTTCGAGTTTCAGGTCGAGGCGCGGCAGCTTCTGCAGTTGATGATCCATTCGATCTACTCGAACAAGGACGTCTTCCTGCGCGAGCTCATCTCCAACGCTTCCGACGCGCTGGACAGACTGCGGCTCGAATCGCTCCGCGACGGAAACCTTCAGGCGGACACCTCTGATCTCCACATCACCGTTGAGGTCGACAAGGAGTCCCGCACACTGACCGTCCGCGACAATGGCATCGGCATGTCGCATGACGGAGTCGTGGAGCTCATCGGCACGATCGCGAACTCCGGCACCGCCACATTCCTCAAGGAGCTGCGGGAGTCGAAGGACGCGGCCGCTTCCGCGGACCTCATCGGGCAGTTCGGGGTGGGTTTCTACTCCAGCTTCATGGTGGCCGACGAGGTGACCATGCTGACCCGTCACGCCGGGGAGAGCCAGGGCACCCGCTGGATTTCCAGCGGCGAGGGCACCTACACCCTCGAACCGGCCGACGACGCGCCCCAGGGCACCTCCGTCACCCTGAAGCTCAAGCCGGAGGACACCGAGGACCATCTCTACGACTACGCCTCGCCCTGGAAGATCCGGGAAATCATCAAGCAGCACTCGGATTTCATCACCTGGCCCATCAGGATGGCCCCCGCCCAGGCCCCGGTCACGACGGACGAGACGGACGAGGCCGAGCAGGGCGAGGAGAAGGCGCCCGAGCTCGAGACCGTCAACTCGATGAAGGCGCTGTGGGCCCGTGCCAAGGACGAGGTCACCGACGAGGAATACCACGAGTTCTACAAGCACATCAGCCACGACTGGGTCGATCCGCTCGAGACCATCCGCATGCAGGCGGAGGGCACCTTCGAATACCAGTCGCTGCTCTTCATTCCGGCCCGCGCACCGCAGGACCTGTATATGCAGGACCGCAAGCGGGGTGTGCAGCTCTATGTCAAGCGCGTCTTCATCATGGACGACTGCGAAGCGCTGATGCCGGAATACCTCCGCTTCGTCAAGGGCGTGGTGGACGCCGCGGACCTCTCACTGAACGTCTCGCGGGAAACCCTTCAGCAGGACCGCCAGATTCAGCTGATGCGGCGTCGCCTGGTGAAGAAGGTGCTCTCGACGGTGAAGGACATCATGTCCTCCGACGCGGAGCGCTACGCGACCTTCTGGACGGAATTCGGCCGCGTTCTCAAGGAAGGTCTCCTCAGCGACCTGGAGAACCGCGAGGCGATCCTCGAGGTGTGTTCGTTCGCCTCGACACATGACGCCGAGCAGCCGACCACTCTGCGCGGTTACACCGAGCGCATGAAGGACGGGCAGGAGCACATCTACTACATGACGGGCGAGTCCCGCTCGATCGTGGAGAGCTCGCCCCATATGGAGGCGTTCCGGGAC is from Streptomyces hygroscopicus and encodes:
- a CDS encoding nitroreductase, producing the protein MPLQGEYEPSPTKFVRDQVELFESSGGTEGTTMRGMPVVLLTTRGAKSGKIRKTPLMRVEHNGAYAVVASLGGSPKHPVWYYNVQGDPRVELQDGPVRQDMTAREVTGEEKALWWERAVEAYPDYADYQTKTDRQIPVFVLEPTPAGH
- a CDS encoding HtpG, with translation MTTGVETFEFQVEARQLLQLMIHSIYSNKDVFLRELISNASDALDRLRLESLRDGNLQADTSDLHITVEVDKESRTLTVRDNGIGMSHDGVVELIGTIANSGTATFLKELRESKDAAASADLIGQFGVGFYSSFMVADEVTMLTRHAGESQGTRWISSGEGTYTLEPADDAPQGTSVTLKLKPEDTEDHLYDYASPWKIREIIKQHSDFITWPIRMAPAQAPVTTDETDEAEQGEEKAPELETVNSMKALWARAKDEVTDEEYHEFYKHISHDWVDPLETIRMQAEGTFEYQSLLFIPARAPQDLYMQDRKRGVQLYVKRVFIMDDCEALMPEYLRFVKGVVDAADLSLNVSRETLQQDRQIQLMRRRLVKKVLSTVKDIMSSDAERYATFWTEFGRVLKEGLLSDLENREAILEVCSFASTHDAEQPTTLRGYTERMKDGQEHIYYMTGESRSIVESSPHMEAFRDKGFEVLLLTDPIDELWVDAVPEFEGKQLRSIAKGQVDLDSQDEKDEEAEAEREQRQKDFAELLSWMTTALSEQVKEVRLSTRLTTSPACIVGDTFDVTPALENIYRSMGQNLPQIKRILELNPTHPLVSGLRKAHGERKDDSGLAETAELLYSMALLAEGGELSDPSRFIKLVAERVQQTL